Proteins encoded by one window of Cetobacterium somerae ATCC BAA-474:
- a CDS encoding glycoside hydrolase family 2 TIM barrel-domain containing protein: MDNLHNPRVFKINRLSAHSNHKYEGLNIEWKKCLNGIWDFSYCNTPNWAKIQVPGHMELQGYGEPQYVNTMYPWDGRENLEPGEVPKEFNPFGIYKRNIDIPKDWKNRPVYISFQGVESSLELYCNGEFVGYSEDSFTPSEFELTKYLKNENNEITVKVYKWCSGSWLEDQDFWRLSGIFRDVYLYSIPDVHVKDMFITSELVNNFKKATLKNILKIQSYKEAIVDIEMELIDKAEVIFKVEEKNIKIEKELKLELNKKVENPKLWSAEKPNLYVVKVLIKDTKTGDIIEECWQKFGFRKFEISDKIMKINGERIVFKGVNRHEFNCYKGRAVTEEDMIWDIKFLKANNFNAVRTSHYPNQTRWYELCDEYGLYVIDEVNLETHGTWQILGQPCPEKVIPNNNPEWLENIIDRAKSMFERDKNYPSVVIWSCGNESFGGENLFKMSEFLRSLDNTRVIHYEGIFWDRRYDKTSDMESRMYAKVYEIEKYLQETPEKPFVLCEYSHAMGNSNGGLHKYTELERKYPMYQGGFIWDYIDQSLMKKDSFGKEYLAFGGDFGDRPTDYNFCVNGIVYGDRKPSPKVQEIKQLFSDYKINVEEKSFTIINESLFTNCSEYDTKIKLFKNGIKIYEESLECNVKPLSEKSFKLNLPKVKEHGEYTIEVSLNLKEDRFYALKGHEICFGQKIYKIEKKVKEKLEGKPTFINGGFNLGIKTKKMELIFSKAYGGLISLKFGGKEFVDGVVMPNFWRASTDNDRGNKMPFRYAQWKLASMYAKMVDVKALERENSVEIRAKYELPTNPSSVCEIIYEGFVNGKLKISMEYNGVKGLPEMPLFGMSYKVPKEFSEIKWYGMGPEENYIDRVHGAKLGIFETDVNKNMSEYVIPQECGNRIGTRWAEITNKMGVGIKVSSEETFEFSALPYTVNEIESAYHHYELPKSHCTALNINKIQMGVGGDDSWGAPTHDEYLIPSDKKYLFSYIIESNM, translated from the coding sequence ATGGATAATTTACATAATCCAAGAGTTTTTAAAATAAATAGATTAAGTGCACATTCAAATCATAAATATGAAGGTTTAAATATAGAGTGGAAAAAATGTTTAAATGGAATTTGGGACTTTTCATATTGTAATACACCTAATTGGGCAAAAATTCAAGTTCCTGGTCATATGGAGTTACAAGGATATGGGGAACCACAATATGTGAATACAATGTATCCTTGGGATGGAAGAGAAAATTTAGAGCCAGGAGAAGTTCCAAAAGAGTTTAACCCTTTTGGAATTTATAAAAGAAATATAGATATACCAAAAGATTGGAAAAATAGACCAGTATATATTTCATTTCAAGGTGTTGAATCATCATTAGAATTATATTGCAATGGGGAGTTTGTAGGATATAGTGAAGATAGCTTCACACCGAGTGAGTTTGAACTGACAAAATATTTAAAGAATGAGAATAATGAAATAACAGTAAAAGTCTATAAATGGTGTAGTGGAAGTTGGTTAGAAGACCAAGATTTTTGGAGACTTTCAGGTATTTTTAGAGATGTTTATCTTTATTCAATTCCAGATGTACATGTAAAAGATATGTTTATAACGTCTGAATTAGTAAATAATTTTAAAAAGGCAACTTTAAAAAATATATTAAAAATTCAAAGTTATAAAGAAGCAATAGTAGATATTGAAATGGAACTTATAGATAAAGCAGAAGTTATCTTTAAAGTAGAAGAAAAAAATATAAAAATTGAAAAAGAATTAAAATTAGAGTTAAATAAAAAAGTAGAAAATCCAAAATTATGGAGTGCAGAAAAGCCTAATCTTTATGTTGTTAAAGTTTTAATTAAAGATACTAAAACAGGAGATATAATAGAAGAGTGTTGGCAAAAATTTGGATTTAGAAAATTTGAGATTTCAGATAAAATTATGAAAATAAATGGAGAGCGTATTGTATTTAAAGGTGTAAATAGACATGAGTTTAATTGCTACAAAGGAAGAGCAGTAACTGAAGAGGATATGATTTGGGATATAAAGTTTTTAAAAGCTAATAATTTTAATGCTGTTAGAACTTCACATTATCCAAATCAAACTAGGTGGTATGAGTTATGTGATGAGTATGGATTATATGTAATTGATGAAGTTAACTTAGAAACTCATGGAACTTGGCAAATTTTAGGACAACCGTGTCCAGAGAAAGTTATACCAAATAATAACCCAGAATGGTTAGAAAATATAATAGACAGAGCTAAATCTATGTTTGAAAGAGATAAAAATTATCCTTCTGTAGTAATTTGGTCTTGTGGAAATGAATCTTTTGGTGGAGAAAACTTATTTAAAATGTCTGAATTTTTAAGAAGTTTAGATAATACAAGAGTTATTCATTATGAGGGAATATTTTGGGATAGAAGATATGATAAAACTTCAGATATGGAAAGCAGAATGTATGCAAAAGTTTATGAGATTGAAAAGTATTTACAAGAAACACCTGAAAAACCATTTGTACTATGTGAATATTCTCATGCTATGGGAAATTCTAATGGTGGACTTCATAAATATACAGAGCTGGAAAGAAAATATCCAATGTATCAAGGTGGATTTATTTGGGATTACATAGATCAATCATTAATGAAAAAAGATTCTTTTGGTAAAGAATATTTAGCTTTTGGAGGGGATTTTGGAGATAGGCCAACTGATTATAATTTTTGTGTAAATGGAATTGTTTACGGAGATAGAAAACCATCGCCTAAAGTTCAAGAAATTAAACAACTATTTTCAGATTATAAAATAAATGTAGAGGAAAAATCTTTTACTATAATAAATGAAAGTTTATTCACAAATTGTTCAGAGTATGATACAAAAATAAAATTATTTAAAAATGGAATTAAAATATATGAAGAGAGTTTAGAATGTAATGTAAAACCATTGTCTGAAAAATCATTTAAATTAAATCTTCCTAAAGTAAAAGAGCATGGAGAATATACAATAGAGGTGTCTTTAAATTTAAAAGAAGATAGATTTTATGCTTTAAAAGGACATGAAATTTGTTTTGGACAAAAAATATATAAAATTGAAAAAAAAGTAAAAGAAAAATTAGAAGGAAAACCAACTTTTATAAATGGTGGATTTAATTTAGGAATAAAAACTAAAAAAATGGAATTAATATTTTCAAAAGCCTATGGAGGACTAATTTCATTAAAATTTGGTGGAAAGGAGTTTGTAGATGGCGTTGTAATGCCAAACTTCTGGAGAGCCTCAACAGACAATGATAGAGGAAATAAGATGCCATTTAGATATGCTCAGTGGAAGCTTGCATCAATGTATGCAAAAATGGTTGATGTAAAAGCTTTAGAAAGAGAAAATTCTGTAGAAATAAGAGCTAAGTATGAACTACCTACAAATCCTAGTTCAGTATGCGAGATTATATATGAAGGATTTGTTAATGGAAAATTAAAAATAAGCATGGAGTATAATGGAGTAAAAGGATTGCCTGAGATGCCATTGTTTGGAATGAGTTATAAAGTTCCAAAAGAGTTTAGTGAAATAAAATGGTATGGAATGGGACCAGAAGAAAATTATATAGATAGAGTTCATGGAGCTAAACTTGGTATTTTTGAAACAGATGTAAATAAAAATATGAGTGAATATGTTATTCCACAAGAGTGTGGAAATAGAATAGGAACTAGATGGGCAGAAATAACAAATAAGATGGGAGTAGGAATAAAGGTTTCAAGTGAGGAAACGTTTGAATTTAGTGCTTTACCTTATACGGTTAACGAAATAGAAAGTGCATACCATCACTACGAACTTCCTAAATCTCACTGTACTGCTTTAAATATAAATAAAATACAGATGGGAGTTGGAGGAGATGATTCATGGGGTGCTCCAACACATGATGAATATTTAATTCCAAGTGACAAAAAGTATTTGTTTAGTTACATAATAGAATCAAATATGTAA